Genomic DNA from Candidatus Binatia bacterium:
ACGCGGCGTGGATCTGGTCGCTGCACGCAGTCCCTGGTGTTTGAGCGCTGATGGCACGGTCGCTCAACTGGCAGGGCGCGGAGCTGCGCGCTGAGATCATCGGCGGCGTCACCACGTTCGTCACCTTGTCGTACATCATCTTCGTCCAGCCGGCGGTGCTGGCGACGACCGGCATGGACGCGGGAGCGGTGATGACCGCGACGTGCCTCTCGTCGGCATTTGCCACTCTGTTGATGGGCATCTGGGCGAACTATCCCATCGCCGTGGCGCCGGCCATGGGCCACAACTTCTATTTCGCCTTCATGGTGGCAGGCCCGGTGGCGACCGGCGGCATGGGCTATTCGTGGCAGGTAGCGCTCGGGGCCAACTGCATCGCCGGCTGCGCCTTTCTCCTCCTGTCACTTGTCGGTCTGCGGGAGCGTCTGATCGACATCATCCCTGACTCCCTCAAGCATGCCATCGCCGCGGGCATCGGCTTACTGATTGCGCTGGTGGGTTTCGAATGGGCCGGCCTGGTGCGTCCGGCGCCGGGCACGTTCGTGACCCTCGGCAACCTGCATCATCCCGCGACGCTGGTCGCGATCGGCGGCACGCTCCTGACCGCCATCCTGGTGGCGCGCGCCAACCGCGGCGCCATTCTCATCGGCACACTGGCAACGGGCACGGCCGCCGTCGCGTTCGGGCTGGTGCCGTACAACGGTTTGATGGCTCCTCCACCGCCACTTGCGCCGACGTTGCTGAAGCTCGATATCGTTTCGGCGTTCAGACCGGATTTGATCGCCGTGATCTTCGTCCTCTTCTTCCTCGGCCTGT
This window encodes:
- a CDS encoding NCS2 family permease produces the protein MARSLNWQGAELRAEIIGGVTTFVTLSYIIFVQPAVLATTGMDAGAVMTATCLSSAFATLLMGIWANYPIAVAPAMGHNFYFAFMVAGPVATGGMGYSWQVALGANCIAGCAFLLLSLVGLRERLIDIIPDSLKHAIAAGIGLLIALVGFEWAGLVRPAPGTFVTLGNLHHPATLVAIGGTLLTAILVARANRGAILIGTLATGTAAVAFGLVPYNGLMAPPPPLAPTLLKLDIVSAFRPDLIAVIFVLFFLGLFDTVGTLIGVAEQAGFLKHGRLPRAREAMATDAIGTIVGTVMGTSTLTAYVESAAGVHAGARTGLANVVTAALFLAALFFSPLAHMAGAGVHVGDLTLYPIVAPALIIVGSFMIRSVTHIDWADAPAGMASFLTIVTMPFAFSITEGIAFGFIAYAILMLAVGRGREVHPLLYLFASLFVLRYVLLI